In Notolabrus celidotus isolate fNotCel1 chromosome 8, fNotCel1.pri, whole genome shotgun sequence, a genomic segment contains:
- the LOC117817643 gene encoding DNA ligase 1 codes for MEETYLLNHPGVKKKILAGGAGPLPHFPPGAKLVFHFQTLLDNFERTVIDDSRLAGMPAEIFVGKMFKLEVWETLLMSMRIGEVAEFWCEAVHTGLYPIVSKGMRLIAQGRDPFEGQKHMCGMGNMFNYHSTGFPELDELMRTPQPLIFIMELLQVGDPLSYHRESWMMEKDEKLQMVPALHMQGNQLVKQREFREAASKYKEAVLLLKTVQSREMPGDIDYINLGRMILPLELNYCQCMLELEEYYEVIDHTTELLEKHKDCVKGYYKRAKAHAAVWNEKEARKDFNIVAQLDITLTSLISRELMALSERMKEKYWEEKEQYWNMLDKKDKNDQEEKEEHNQEEEEEVEDKGRQEDIKSVTAESKDEVKEVEDESPSECTEVNKEELWGSKSTLSEGTCNEEEANTSGADLNTSSVTEGKDWQQMLKLVMFLQKEGNFLITEKKFEEASPKFKEALEYVDFLQNKQVDPESEDWESLGKVRLPLALNLSQCLLELKQYQEVVELNDKLLKKHKGNFKAVYQRARAHAALCNEDEARRDFEMAGKLDPKFKTYICQELKNMAGSLRTMHAHQNKTYWDTTQEKWGPGGSKTKSAARKNKVKISQQAPEEKTEANKKTENIEIEDKENSEKPAPAEAEAADDAETEKNPNAKAEQSIKEPESGRESREGLDNKNMERVVVHEDRQGPADNRATEEDSDPEATGTGGDNVVSKRSAHDKAREKVKCQSSAAPGSSRTSQGDKGSSDEAERGDTQSE; via the exons CTGGTTTTCCATTTCCAGACACTGCTGGACAACTTTGAACGAACTGTAATTGATGATAGCCGACTGGCTGGCATGCCGGCTGAGATCTTTGTTGGGAAGATGTTCAAGTTGGAAGTCTGGGAGACCCTGCTGATGTCCATGAGGATTGGAGAGGTGGCTGAGTTCTGGTGTGAGGCTGTG CACACAGGCTTATACCCCATCGTTTCCAAGGGAATGAGGCTGATCGCTCAAGGGAGAGACCCTTTCGAGGGCCAGAAACATATGTGTGGCATGGGAAACATGTTCAACTatcactccactggcttcccggAGCTGGATGAGCTAATGAGAACTCCTCAGCCACTTATATTTATCATGGAGTTGTTACAG GTTGGAGACCCCTTGTCCTACCACAGAGAGTCGTGGATGATGGAAAAGGATGAGAAGCTACAGATGGTGCCAGCTCTCCACATGCAGGGCAATCAACTGGTCAAGCAGAGAGAATTCAGAGAGGCTGCCAGCAAGTACAAAGAGGCCGTCCTGCTGCTGAAAACAGTCCAGTCCAGA GAGATGCCAGGTGATATAGACTACATTAATTTGGGTCGAATGATTCTCCCCCTGGAGTTGAACTACTGCCAGTGCATGCTGGAGCTGGAGGAGTACTATGAAGTTATTGACCACACCACCGAACTGCTGGAGAAACACAAAG ACTGTGTGAAAGGCTACTACAAGAGAGCCAAGGCCCACGCTGCCGTGTGGAATGAAAAGGAAGCCAGGAAAGACTTCAACATAGTGGCCCAACTGGACATCACTCTGACCTCTCTCATCAGCCGAGAGCTGATGGCCCTGTCAGAGCGCATGAAGGAGAAGTACTGGGAGGAGAAGGAGCAATACTGGAACATGCTGGATAAGAAGGATAAAAATGAtcaagaagaaaaggaggagcataatcaggaggaggaggaagaggtggaggacaAAGGAAGACAAGAAGACATCAAAAGTGTGACTGCAGAGAGTAAAGATGAAGTAAAGGAGGTAGAAGACGAATCTCCATCAGAGTGTACAGAAGTCAATAAAGAGGAGCTGTGGGGAAGTAAAAGCACGCTAAGTGAGGGAACATGTAACGAAGAGGAAGCTAACACCTCTGGGGCTGATCTAAACACCTCCAGTGTAACAGAGGGGAAGGACTGGCAGCAGATGTTAAAACTGgtcatgtttctgcagaaagAAGGAAACTTTCTCATCACGGAAAAGAAATTTGAGGAGGCTTCTCCAAAGTTCAAGGAGGCGTTAGAATATGTGGACTTCCTTCAGAATAAG CAGGTGGATCCAGAGAGCGAGGACTGGGAGTCACTGGGAAAAGTGCGTCTGCCGCTGGCTCTTAACCTCAGCCAGTGCTTGCTGGAGCTCAAACAGTACCAGGAAGTGGTGGAGCTCAATGATAAGCTGCTGAAGAAGCACAAAG GTAACTTTAAAGCTGTGTACCAGCGAGCACGAGCACACGCCGCTTTGTGCAATGAGGACGAAGCTCGGCGAGACTTTGAGATGGCGGGGAAATTGGACCCTAAGTTTAAAACCTACATCTGCCAGGAACTGAAAAACATGGCAGGGAGCTTACGCACCATGCACGCCCACCAGAATAAGACTTACTGGGATACAACGCAGGAGAAGTGGGGGCCTGGTGGAAGCAAGACAAAGAGTGCTGCTAGAAAGAATAAAGTTAAAATTTCACAGCAAGCCCctgaagaaaaaactgaagccaacaagaagacagaaaacattGAAATAGAAGACAAGGAGAATTCAGAGAAACCTGCCCCTGCTGAGGCGGAGGCAGCAGATGacgcagagacagagaaaaatcCAAATGCAAAAGCAGAGCAGAGTATTAAAGAGCctgagagtgggagagagagcagagaggggttGGATAATAAAAATATGGAGAGGGTCGTGGTTCATGAGGACAGGCAGGGCCCAGCAGATAATCGAGCAACAGAGGAAGATAGCGATCCCGAGGCCACCGGCACAGGGGGAGATAATGTAGTGAGCAAAAGATCAGCACACGATAAGGCCAGAGAGAAGGTCAAATGCCAATCAAGTGCTGCACCGGGCTCGAGCAGAACAAGCCAGGGGGACAAAGGCAGCAGTGATGAGGCAGAAAGAGGTGACACTCAATCAGAGTAG